A portion of the Candidatus Melainabacteria bacterium genome contains these proteins:
- the tsaD gene encoding tRNA (adenosine(37)-N6)-threonylcarbamoyltransferase complex transferase subunit TsaD, with protein sequence MSSSIYLALETSCDETAAAVVAEGRHVLSSHIVSQTAIHQAFGGVVPEVAARQHVETINEVVDVALKSAQVKPSELSGIACTNGPGLIGTLLVGLSAAKALSWTWDVPLITIDHLLAHVCANYLDTDLEPPFIALLVSGGHTQIIHFQSYSQGRILGQTLDDAAGEAFDKVARLLGLEYPGGPAIDKAAKRGDCKAFRFPEGVVAGYDFSFSGLKTAVLRTVEKLPKPLPVDDLAASFQDAVTRVLVKKTLQAQQEFKVPSIVLAGGVAANSDLRTKLSAQSPVKVYFPRLEFCTDNAAMVGAAAHFCGVQSELDARVYSRN encoded by the coding sequence ATGTCGAGCTCAATTTATCTGGCTCTCGAGACAAGTTGTGACGAGACTGCGGCCGCAGTGGTGGCTGAGGGGCGACATGTTCTCTCCAGTCATATAGTTTCGCAGACTGCTATTCATCAGGCTTTTGGTGGGGTTGTGCCAGAAGTTGCCGCCCGGCAACACGTTGAGACTATTAACGAAGTCGTCGACGTCGCGCTGAAATCCGCTCAGGTCAAGCCTTCCGAGCTTTCTGGGATCGCCTGTACGAACGGACCGGGATTAATCGGCACGCTCCTGGTCGGTCTCTCTGCGGCTAAAGCACTAAGTTGGACGTGGGATGTGCCGTTGATAACAATCGATCACCTCCTGGCCCATGTTTGTGCAAATTATCTCGACACAGATCTGGAGCCACCTTTCATTGCATTGCTGGTCAGCGGCGGTCACACTCAGATTATTCATTTCCAGTCATATAGCCAGGGAAGAATACTCGGACAGACTCTTGACGATGCTGCCGGCGAAGCTTTCGACAAGGTGGCTCGTTTGCTTGGTCTGGAATATCCAGGTGGACCGGCCATCGACAAGGCTGCAAAACGCGGTGACTGCAAGGCTTTTCGGTTCCCTGAGGGAGTTGTTGCGGGCTACGACTTCAGTTTCAGTGGTCTCAAAACTGCTGTTTTGCGAACCGTTGAAAAGTTGCCGAAACCCTTGCCCGTAGACGATTTGGCGGCATCTTTTCAAGATGCGGTGACGCGCGTGCTGGTGAAAAAGACTTTGCAGGCGCAACAAGAATTCAAAGTGCCCAGTATCGTTTTAGCCGGTGGTGTGGCAGCTAACAGCGATCTGCGTACTAAGCTTTCAGCACAATCTCCGGTGAAAGTGTATTTCCCCCGTCTGGAGTTTTGTACTGATAATGCTGCTATGGTCGGGGCCGCAGCTCATTTTTGCGGTGTGCAATCAGAGCTCGATGCTCGGGTTTATTCCCGAAATTAA
- a CDS encoding prepilin peptidase, which produces MTPETLLLVLKILCLAVVVIGMVIDFRTMKIPNWLTFPAAAVGIILNAVYGYMLYGTGTGAGGQALDAFLGWCLGAGITVVFSLLPIGSAKDKEKLGMGDAKLMAAVGAFLGWKLALISFFYFCLSFGVISIVVLLKVVPWNALYFLLMSTFMGGGAKAAPTIDATKLNEQRKKPIPAGVAIAIGALLAIILEKQTLQYFVGP; this is translated from the coding sequence ATGACACCCGAAACCCTTTTGCTCGTTTTGAAAATTTTGTGCCTGGCTGTGGTGGTCATCGGCATGGTGATCGACTTCCGCACTATGAAGATACCGAACTGGCTAACTTTTCCAGCGGCAGCAGTGGGCATCATATTGAATGCTGTCTACGGCTATATGCTGTATGGCACGGGCACCGGCGCGGGCGGCCAGGCTCTTGATGCGTTTCTGGGCTGGTGTTTGGGTGCCGGCATCACAGTTGTTTTTTCGTTGTTGCCTATTGGCTCAGCTAAAGACAAAGAAAAACTGGGCATGGGCGATGCCAAACTGATGGCTGCAGTCGGTGCATTTCTGGGCTGGAAGCTGGCTCTCATCTCTTTCTTTTACTTCTGCCTGTCTTTTGGTGTCATCTCGATAGTCGTTCTACTGAAAGTGGTTCCCTGGAATGCGCTCTATTTCTTGCTTATGTCCACGTTCATGGGTGGAGGCGCAAAGGCTGCACCAACGATTGATGCCACTAAGTTGAATGAACAGCGTAAGAAGCCGATTCCTGCTGGTGTTGCTATTGCCATTGGCGCATTGCTGGCGATTATTTTAGAGAAGCAAACGCTTCAATATTTTGTTGGACCCTAG
- a CDS encoding RidA family protein produces the protein MQVIDTKHAPKAIGPYSQALVHNGLVFVSGQIPFNPATGELVTGSITEQTNQVLSNIAAILKEAGTELNNVVKTTVYLKDMNDFDEMNKEYAQHFSNNKPARATVQVARLPKDVSIEIDAISAI, from the coding sequence ATTCAAGTTATTGATACCAAGCACGCGCCAAAGGCGATTGGACCGTATTCACAAGCTCTGGTTCACAACGGACTTGTTTTCGTGTCTGGGCAAATTCCATTCAACCCTGCAACCGGTGAACTGGTTACGGGCTCGATAACGGAGCAGACTAATCAGGTTCTTTCCAATATTGCTGCAATTCTGAAAGAAGCGGGTACAGAACTGAATAACGTCGTCAAAACTACCGTCTATCTCAAAGACATGAACGACTTTGATGAGATGAACAAAGAGTATGCTCAGCACTTCTCGAATAACAAGCCCGCTCGCGCAACCGTGCAGGTTGCGAGACTGCCAAAAGACGTTAGTATTGAAATAGACGCGATCTCAGCTATCTAA
- a CDS encoding DUF192 domain-containing protein, which translates to MGLCFKNQTRGTTLATDARVADSFASRLRGLLYSKPIVAGQGLLLKPCNSIHMIGMTYPIDAIFLDDDYKVVGLVDDIQPMQVSKVYKEARACLELPSGTISSTGTQLGDQLVNAIELK; encoded by the coding sequence GTGGGACTTTGCTTCAAGAATCAGACCCGGGGCACTACCCTGGCAACTGATGCGCGAGTCGCTGATAGTTTCGCCAGTCGATTGCGCGGCTTGCTCTACAGCAAACCGATCGTGGCCGGGCAGGGGCTCCTGCTCAAACCCTGCAATTCGATCCACATGATAGGAATGACTTATCCGATCGATGCAATATTTCTGGACGATGACTATAAAGTGGTCGGGCTGGTCGACGACATACAGCCCATGCAAGTATCGAAAGTCTACAAAGAAGCCAGAGCCTGCCTCGAGCTGCCTTCCGGCACCATATCCAGTACTGGCACTCAGTTGGGAGACCAACTCGTAAACGCAATCGAGTTGAAGTGA
- a CDS encoding type II secretion system F family protein: protein MPTYFLGILTFVVVIGAGLLLMQPVFTQYVDTYAVRVRPRKEKEDTGADQPKDSALLQLLRTVGELVLSVLPGLADKRTLQLLTQANYRTQAHLAIYIGIKSVVAGATIMMGLLNAAGNPIMLLLTPFSAFLGWIMPNFFLGGRVKKRQTQILKELPTIIDLLIVCAQAGLGLLMAVDKVSKEVIDTCPILCVEMQQLIQDVKIFAKSVPIAMREMGERCGVDELISMASALIAAEQKGADISYPLRQQAEALRERLKRKKEEEAAKVPVKMVPVIMLFVMPLILAPMLGPAVVTIINALGPIMGSS, encoded by the coding sequence ATGCCAACGTATTTTCTAGGAATACTGACCTTCGTGGTTGTGATTGGTGCAGGTTTGCTGCTCATGCAGCCGGTCTTCACACAATACGTCGATACATACGCGGTGCGCGTCAGACCACGTAAAGAGAAAGAAGACACCGGTGCCGATCAGCCAAAAGACTCAGCTTTGCTGCAGCTCTTGCGCACCGTGGGCGAACTGGTTCTCAGTGTCCTGCCTGGACTGGCAGACAAGCGTACTTTGCAGTTATTGACTCAAGCCAACTATCGTACACAGGCTCACCTCGCCATTTATATTGGTATCAAGTCGGTCGTGGCAGGTGCAACGATCATGATGGGTTTGCTTAACGCTGCCGGGAACCCGATCATGCTTCTGCTCACTCCTTTCTCAGCCTTCCTTGGTTGGATCATGCCGAACTTCTTTCTCGGTGGTCGAGTCAAAAAGCGCCAGACCCAAATTCTCAAAGAATTGCCTACCATCATCGACCTTCTCATCGTCTGCGCCCAAGCCGGTCTGGGGTTGCTCATGGCGGTCGATAAAGTCAGTAAAGAAGTTATCGACACCTGCCCGATTCTTTGCGTCGAGATGCAGCAGCTGATTCAAGACGTAAAAATCTTCGCTAAGTCTGTGCCTATCGCGATGCGTGAGATGGGAGAACGATGCGGCGTAGATGAATTGATCAGTATGGCATCAGCCTTGATCGCAGCTGAACAGAAAGGTGCTGACATCAGCTATCCCCTCAGACAGCAAGCTGAAGCCCTTCGTGAAAGATTGAAGAGAAAGAAGGAAGAGGAAGCCGCCAAAGTACCGGTAAAAATGGTTCCGGTAATCATGCTTTTCGTTATGCCTTTGATTCTTGCACCGATGCTAGGTCCAGCCGTTGTAACCATTATCAACGCCCTCGGTCCGATTATGGGTAGCTCCTAA
- a CDS encoding CpaF family protein: MPASEAGPSRADIERIDAKDEFGGHGGHGGGVEVGPAPGDLGAKFSANQQLIREREKLIIDQLRRELDTSRLTNISEDTQAQVRARIREIVNSDPAPLTMMEKGILLQNVLDEVFGFGPLGPLLRDPSVGDICVNGCNSIFVERHGRLEKTNIQFENERHLRQTIDKIIQPLGRRLDDNSPMVDARLPNGSRVNATIPPVTIDGPTITIRCFGTSIMSLGQLVEKGAMSVQMAEVMKACVKGRINIIISGGTGSGKTTLLNALSAHINPRERIITIEDAAELRLQHEHWVRMETRPENTEGKGRITQRMLVINCLRMRPDRIILGECRGEEAFDMLQAMNTGHGGSMTTIHANTPRDCTKRLENMILMSGVEMPAKAARELISSAIQMIIQIRRLEDGTRRVTEISEITGMEGDTIAISTMFHLEREGRDPRGFFKCRHVGSGLPPKFLEQLEQEAVPFKLEWLR; this comes from the coding sequence ATGCCAGCCAGCGAGGCCGGACCATCAAGAGCTGATATTGAACGTATCGATGCCAAAGACGAATTCGGCGGTCATGGTGGTCATGGCGGCGGCGTCGAGGTAGGACCCGCACCAGGCGACCTGGGAGCTAAGTTTTCTGCCAACCAACAACTGATTCGTGAAAGAGAAAAACTGATTATCGACCAGCTCAGAAGAGAGCTGGACACATCGCGTTTGACAAACATCTCAGAAGATACCCAGGCTCAGGTAAGAGCCCGTATCAGAGAAATCGTAAACTCAGACCCGGCGCCTCTCACCATGATGGAGAAAGGTATCCTTCTCCAGAACGTGCTTGACGAAGTATTCGGTTTCGGTCCGCTCGGTCCACTTCTAAGAGACCCAAGCGTAGGCGACATCTGCGTCAACGGTTGCAACTCGATTTTCGTAGAACGTCATGGACGTCTTGAAAAAACAAACATTCAGTTTGAAAACGAAAGACACTTGAGACAGACGATCGACAAAATCATTCAGCCTCTGGGCAGAAGACTCGACGATAACTCACCGATGGTAGACGCCCGTCTCCCCAACGGTTCCCGTGTAAACGCAACGATTCCACCGGTCACCATCGACGGTCCGACGATCACAATCCGATGCTTCGGTACATCGATTATGTCTCTCGGACAGTTGGTGGAAAAAGGCGCCATGTCGGTGCAGATGGCTGAAGTAATGAAGGCGTGCGTGAAGGGCAGAATCAACATCATCATCTCCGGTGGTACAGGTTCTGGTAAAACGACTCTTCTCAACGCTCTTTCCGCTCACATCAACCCGCGCGAACGTATCATCACGATTGAGGACGCGGCGGAATTGAGATTGCAACATGAGCACTGGGTGCGCATGGAAACAAGACCGGAAAACACAGAAGGTAAGGGACGTATCACACAGCGCATGCTCGTTATCAACTGCTTGCGTATGAGACCTGACCGCATCATTCTTGGAGAATGCCGCGGTGAGGAAGCGTTCGACATGCTCCAGGCCATGAACACCGGTCACGGTGGTTCAATGACTACAATCCACGCCAACACTCCAAGAGACTGCACAAAGCGTCTTGAGAACATGATTCTCATGTCGGGTGTGGAAATGCCGGCAAAAGCCGCCAGAGAATTGATCTCGTCAGCTATTCAGATGATTATTCAGATCAGGCGACTTGAAGACGGTACAAGACGTGTCACAGAAATTTCTGAGATAACCGGGATGGAAGGTGACACGATCGCTATTTCCACAATGTTCCATCTTGAGCGTGAAGGGCGTGACCCGCGTGGATTCTTTAAATGCCGTCACGTTGGATCAGGCTTGCCACCTAAGTTCCTCGAACAGCTGGAACAGGAAGCAGTTCCGTTCAAACTGGAATGGCTACGCTAA
- the cpaB gene encoding Flp pilus assembly protein CpaB: MNPLRALFLSLSRMPPAVMLLIIIGLAVVVTMMVTGKVSEQEKTFQSKQAELESKMNAKGKVVYTIKDIPEGQTIPTEALEEREIEQSKIPQDAITSASLAAGRVAKYGISTGQIVSQHDLAPQGISLGFEARLKEGYRAVTFAVDNNSGVAGFVTPESHVDIIAMVGSGPDTKAQPILSDVEVIAVGQMYQKTPGAATAVPASSVTVAVSPEDAGKLIKGIVAGKLYLTLRNDKDHTPVATVDVTSLFAKPPSPKSEISALPPPSALPPPPLPGAPGDAGGMPGAMPSAPPPPPPLHEIEIWSGSKKDVLSVPKS, from the coding sequence ATGAATCCATTACGAGCTTTGTTTTTAAGCCTTTCCCGAATGCCTCCAGCAGTAATGCTGCTCATCATCATCGGCTTAGCCGTTGTGGTGACAATGATGGTGACGGGAAAAGTTTCTGAACAAGAAAAGACATTCCAAAGCAAGCAGGCCGAACTCGAGTCGAAAATGAATGCTAAGGGCAAAGTTGTCTACACCATCAAGGACATCCCTGAAGGTCAGACAATTCCAACTGAAGCTTTAGAAGAGCGCGAGATCGAGCAGAGCAAAATCCCGCAAGATGCAATCACATCTGCGAGCCTTGCGGCTGGACGCGTAGCCAAATACGGTATTTCAACTGGTCAAATCGTGTCACAGCACGACTTAGCACCACAAGGAATTTCCCTTGGTTTCGAAGCCAGACTGAAGGAAGGATATCGCGCTGTAACGTTTGCAGTGGATAACAACTCTGGTGTAGCAGGTTTCGTCACACCAGAATCTCACGTAGACATCATCGCCATGGTTGGCTCCGGACCTGATACTAAGGCTCAACCAATCCTGTCAGACGTCGAAGTGATCGCAGTTGGTCAGATGTACCAGAAGACCCCAGGCGCAGCCACCGCTGTTCCTGCCAGCTCTGTCACAGTTGCCGTATCTCCTGAAGATGCTGGCAAGCTGATCAAGGGCATCGTCGCGGGTAAGCTTTATCTAACGCTCAGAAACGATAAAGATCACACACCCGTGGCAACAGTTGATGTAACGTCACTGTTTGCGAAGCCACCATCGCCTAAGAGCGAAATTTCAGCGCTCCCACCACCATCCGCTCTTCCTCCACCTCCACTTCCAGGAGCACCAGGAGATGCAGGCGGCATGCCAGGCGCAATGCCTTCAGCACCACCACCACCACCACCACTACACGAAATCGAAATATGGTCCGGAAGCAAGAAGGATGTACTCTCAGTGCCTAAGAGCTAA
- a CDS encoding Flp family type IVb pilin, translating to MVNRFITDESGQGITEYGAILAFVAILVALVFGITKGALTGAISQAFSAVVSQLNNLSSAAASAS from the coding sequence ATGGTTAATCGCTTCATTACTGACGAGTCAGGACAAGGTATTACAGAATACGGCGCCATCTTGGCATTCGTCGCGATTCTCGTAGCCCTAGTATTCGGTATCACCAAGGGTGCTTTGACCGGCGCTATTTCGCAAGCATTCAGCGCAGTTGTTTCACAATTGAACAACCTGTCGAGTGCTGCTGCTAGCGCGTCCTAA
- a CDS encoding DUF362 domain-containing protein — protein sequence MEEKKHPCKYSAAKHAAGSVQAQAHSSSTPPDLTYKIKRRDFLAGAAGAVTAVALGGCGGHKINVDLQEATPAQLAWKKQGRSVVGLLECPSYEEDIFKAIKPFLPTLNLPDLKNKTVVIKPNMVEFHPISPITTNPAAILAAVELANYLGAKEIIIGEGPGHMRDTEFLLEASGIGALCKKHKLRYVDLNLDDLEKVENVDGFTKMKEFYLPKTIMEADAVISVPKMKTHHWVGMTASMKNLFGTVPGRKYGWPKNILHINGIPHSILDLMHMIKPQIGFVDGIIAMEGDGPIMGTAKPMGLVVLGSDLAAVDATCARTMDIPVDRLLYLKMAGKVIGNTDQSQIDIKGVQIASVKKEFEMPITYQDKKLMVQANKGAG from the coding sequence ATGGAAGAAAAAAAACACCCCTGCAAATACAGTGCCGCAAAGCATGCCGCCGGTTCAGTCCAGGCGCAAGCGCATTCGTCTTCAACGCCGCCGGACTTGACTTACAAAATCAAGCGTCGCGATTTTCTTGCTGGAGCTGCCGGCGCCGTCACTGCGGTGGCGCTAGGCGGATGCGGTGGACATAAGATCAACGTCGATCTGCAGGAAGCCACTCCTGCACAACTAGCGTGGAAAAAGCAGGGACGGTCCGTTGTCGGTCTGCTCGAATGTCCTTCTTACGAAGAGGATATCTTCAAAGCGATTAAACCTTTTCTGCCGACTCTCAATCTGCCCGACCTGAAAAACAAAACTGTCGTAATCAAGCCAAACATGGTCGAGTTTCATCCGATTTCACCGATTACGACGAATCCGGCTGCCATCTTGGCAGCTGTAGAGCTGGCCAATTACCTTGGTGCAAAAGAGATCATTATCGGTGAAGGTCCGGGGCACATGCGCGATACAGAGTTTTTGCTGGAAGCCTCAGGCATCGGTGCCCTGTGCAAAAAGCATAAATTACGTTACGTGGATCTCAATCTTGACGATCTGGAAAAAGTCGAAAACGTTGATGGATTCACGAAAATGAAAGAGTTCTACTTGCCCAAAACAATCATGGAAGCTGACGCAGTGATAAGCGTGCCGAAGATGAAAACTCACCATTGGGTGGGCATGACTGCTTCCATGAAAAATCTGTTTGGAACTGTGCCGGGGCGCAAATATGGCTGGCCAAAAAATATTCTCCACATAAATGGAATTCCTCACAGCATTCTCGATCTGATGCACATGATCAAACCTCAGATCGGCTTCGTTGACGGCATTATCGCCATGGAAGGTGACGGCCCCATCATGGGCACAGCCAAACCAATGGGATTGGTCGTGTTAGGTAGCGACCTGGCCGCAGTCGATGCGACTTGCGCGCGCACCATGGATATTCCGGTCGACCGCTTGCTCTACCTGAAGATGGCCGGCAAGGTAATAGGAAATACTGATCAATCACAAATAGACATCAAAGGTGTGCAGATAGCTTCAGTAAAAAAAGAATTCGAGATGCCGATTACATATCAAGACAAAAAACTGATGGTGCAAGCGAACAAAGGCGCCGGTTAA
- a CDS encoding glycosyltransferase, translating to MVELSVVIPSMNESKNLEFVLPRLNSVLTETGLEYEILIIDTVNPDMATQEVCKKNAATYLNRAPNNSYGSANRTGIKAAKGHHVLIMDADGSHEPEFIHKLLPHQDAYDIVIASRYAKGGASRAKTKAIVMSRMLNATYGTIFNLKYADLSNSFKLYKASVLKPLVLHCENFDIIEEILVKARRNNAALKILEVPYIFQERVTGKSKRETAKFIYTYLRTLCRLVLGG from the coding sequence GTGGTTGAACTGAGCGTTGTCATTCCTTCGATGAACGAGTCCAAAAATCTCGAATTTGTTTTGCCGCGCCTCAACTCGGTCTTAACAGAAACTGGGCTCGAATACGAAATTCTCATTATCGACACCGTCAATCCGGATATGGCCACGCAAGAAGTTTGCAAGAAAAATGCCGCCACTTATTTAAATCGCGCCCCGAACAACAGCTACGGATCTGCTAACCGTACCGGCATCAAGGCGGCAAAAGGTCACCATGTTTTAATTATGGATGCGGATGGATCGCACGAGCCTGAATTTATTCACAAGCTCTTGCCGCATCAAGATGCATACGACATTGTTATTGCCTCGCGTTATGCCAAGGGCGGAGCCAGTCGGGCCAAGACGAAAGCCATTGTCATGTCGAGAATGTTGAATGCGACATACGGCACTATTTTCAATTTAAAATATGCCGATTTGTCAAACAGTTTCAAACTATACAAAGCGAGTGTGTTGAAGCCGCTCGTTCTGCACTGCGAAAACTTCGACATCATTGAAGAAATTCTCGTCAAAGCACGACGGAATAATGCCGCTTTGAAAATTTTGGAAGTGCCTTACATCTTTCAAGAGCGCGTCACAGGCAAGTCAAAGCGAGAAACGGCCAAATTCATCTACACTTACCTGCGCACTCTCTGCCGACTTGTGCTGGGCGGCTGA
- the rfbF gene encoding glucose-1-phosphate cytidylyltransferase — MKVIILAGGLGTRLMEETVVKPKPMVEVGGRPIIWHIMNIYGHYGFKEFIVALGYKGEVIKTYFLDQYYLENDFSINLADGKKQVHATASKDWLVHLIDTGAATQTSGRIARLRKWINNETFMLTYGDGVANVNIKELVAYHKERGKLATVTAVRPPARFGALNFDGENMHVNDFIEKPQMGEGWINGGFFVLEPEVLDYLGGDSEIFERAPLQKLAEDNQLVAFKHDGFWQCMDTLRDVRLLEGLWEAAAAPWKVWP, encoded by the coding sequence ATGAAGGTAATCATTCTCGCCGGTGGGTTGGGCACCAGATTGATGGAAGAGACCGTAGTCAAGCCCAAACCGATGGTCGAAGTCGGCGGACGACCGATTATCTGGCACATCATGAACATTTATGGGCACTATGGATTCAAAGAATTCATCGTAGCCCTGGGTTACAAAGGTGAAGTGATCAAGACTTATTTCTTGGATCAATATTATTTGGAAAACGACTTCAGCATCAACCTGGCCGACGGCAAAAAGCAAGTGCATGCCACAGCTTCTAAAGATTGGCTTGTGCACCTGATCGATACTGGTGCAGCGACGCAAACATCAGGACGAATCGCGCGCTTGAGAAAGTGGATCAACAACGAAACGTTCATGCTCACCTATGGTGACGGCGTGGCCAACGTCAACATCAAGGAGTTGGTGGCATATCACAAAGAGCGCGGCAAGCTGGCCACAGTGACAGCAGTGCGACCACCGGCAAGATTCGGGGCGCTCAACTTTGACGGCGAAAACATGCACGTCAACGACTTTATCGAAAAACCGCAGATGGGCGAAGGCTGGATTAATGGCGGTTTCTTCGTTCTTGAGCCGGAAGTTTTGGACTATCTAGGCGGTGATTCAGAAATTTTTGAGCGAGCACCACTGCAAAAACTGGCAGAAGACAATCAGTTAGTAGCCTTCAAGCACGATGGATTCTGGCAATGTATGGATACTCTGCGCGACGTGCGCCTGCTTGAAGGATTGTGGGAAGCAGCAGCTGCCCCGTGGAAGGTTTGGCCGTGA
- a CDS encoding NAD-dependent epimerase/dehydratase family protein, whose product MSKFWQGRRVFVTGGTGMIGSWLVKELLGKNAMPVLLIHDADPQSELYRSKDVDKCCIVNGALEDYATVERAINEHEIDTVIHLGAQTIVGTAHRSPLHTFEVNIRGTYNIMEACRVHAKVVKEVVIASSDKAYGTQKNLPYTEEMSLIGRAPYEVSKSCADLIAQSYFHTYNTPVTIARCGNIYGGGDLNWNRIVPGTIRSLFHKQQPEIRSDGAYVRDYIFVRDIARAYMLLAEQTTKAGVRGEAFNFSTEAPLTVLQLVQAIQKLLKLEEIGVRILNQAEGEIHSQSLAAGKAKKVLGWTADYDLNRGLNETIDWYKAFLGF is encoded by the coding sequence GTGAGCAAGTTTTGGCAAGGGCGACGGGTTTTCGTGACAGGTGGAACAGGCATGATCGGTTCATGGCTGGTCAAGGAACTGCTCGGCAAAAATGCCATGCCCGTCCTTCTCATACATGACGCCGATCCTCAATCTGAGCTTTATCGCAGCAAAGATGTCGATAAGTGCTGCATCGTCAACGGCGCACTGGAAGACTACGCCACTGTTGAAAGAGCCATCAACGAACACGAGATTGATACCGTCATCCACCTGGGCGCCCAAACTATAGTTGGTACAGCTCACCGGTCGCCGCTGCACACCTTTGAAGTAAATATTCGCGGTACCTACAACATCATGGAAGCATGCCGCGTGCATGCAAAAGTCGTTAAGGAGGTCGTTATTGCCTCCAGCGACAAGGCCTACGGTACGCAGAAGAATCTCCCCTATACAGAGGAGATGTCGCTGATTGGAAGAGCGCCTTACGAGGTTTCGAAAAGCTGCGCCGATCTCATCGCTCAATCGTATTTCCATACCTACAACACACCGGTGACGATTGCCAGATGCGGCAATATCTATGGCGGTGGCGATTTGAACTGGAATCGCATTGTGCCTGGCACGATTCGGTCGCTCTTCCACAAGCAACAGCCGGAAATACGCAGCGATGGTGCCTATGTGCGTGATTACATCTTCGTCAGGGACATCGCCCGCGCCTACATGCTACTGGCCGAGCAAACAACGAAAGCAGGGGTGCGCGGCGAAGCGTTCAACTTCAGCACTGAAGCACCACTTACGGTGCTACAGCTGGTACAGGCGATTCAGAAATTGCTCAAACTGGAAGAAATCGGTGTGCGAATTCTCAACCAGGCAGAAGGTGAAATCCACAGCCAGAGCCTTGCTGCAGGCAAAGCAAAAAAAGTATTGGGCTGGACCGCTGATTACGATCTAAACAGGGGGTTGAATGAAACCATCGATTGGTACAAAGCATTCCTTGGCTTCTGA
- a CDS encoding NAD(P)-dependent oxidoreductase produces MKPSIGTKHSLASEFKDAFKDKRVLVTGARGFIGKHVVTSLLELGASVQASSRDWAGTSKDDHNLHLLECDLSNFQSTKELVAQSRADIILHLAATVTAQERIELVIPTLNNIVVATVNLLMSATESDCQQFVAVATPEEPSNDLSPASPYAAAKQCASIYFKLFQERYGLPITVVKPFMTFGPGQESSKLIPHIILSLMRKVPPRLSDGSRQCDFVYVQDVVRGILKAALIQSTNTEPIDLGTGRLTSLENLASQISKLTHTHVEAQFGVADVRQSREPVVADIAATKKLIDWEPHWRLEEALEETIRTYRETISV; encoded by the coding sequence ATGAAACCATCGATTGGTACAAAGCATTCCTTGGCTTCTGAGTTCAAAGACGCTTTCAAAGACAAGCGCGTGCTGGTTACCGGAGCCCGTGGCTTTATCGGCAAGCATGTGGTCACTTCCTTGCTCGAACTGGGTGCTTCGGTGCAAGCCAGTTCGAGAGACTGGGCCGGTACATCCAAAGACGACCATAATTTGCATTTGCTGGAGTGCGACTTAAGCAACTTCCAGAGCACGAAAGAACTCGTTGCGCAGAGCAGAGCCGATATCATTTTGCATCTTGCAGCCACGGTGACCGCGCAAGAGCGCATCGAACTGGTCATCCCGACTCTAAACAATATCGTTGTCGCCACTGTCAATCTGCTTATGAGCGCGACCGAAAGCGACTGCCAGCAGTTTGTAGCAGTCGCCACACCAGAGGAACCCAGCAACGACCTATCGCCGGCTTCACCTTATGCCGCCGCCAAACAGTGCGCCTCCATCTACTTCAAGCTCTTTCAAGAGCGCTATGGACTGCCTATAACAGTCGTAAAACCTTTTATGACTTTTGGTCCGGGGCAAGAATCGAGCAAATTGATTCCCCACATCATTCTCAGCTTGATGCGCAAAGTGCCACCACGCTTATCCGACGGCTCGCGCCAGTGCGACTTCGTTTATGTGCAAGATGTCGTGCGCGGGATTTTGAAAGCAGCCCTGATTCAGTCCACAAACACGGAACCAATCGACCTGGGCACAGGTCGATTGACCTCACTGGAAAATTTAGCCAGTCAGATCAGTAAATTGACCCATACGCATGTGGAAGCGCAGTTCGGTGTAGCTGATGTGCGCCAGAGTCGAGAACCCGTCGTTGCAGACATCGCCGCGACAAAGAAGTTGATTGACTGGGAGCCTCACTGGCGTCTGGAAGAAGCCCTTGAAGAAACAATCAGAACCTACCGAGAAACCATCAGTGTCTAA